In one Rattus rattus isolate New Zealand chromosome 16, Rrattus_CSIRO_v1, whole genome shotgun sequence genomic region, the following are encoded:
- the LOC116885913 gene encoding elastin-like: MTATSEWVGSQAAVAAAKAAKYAGAGGAGVLPGVGGGGIPGGAGAIPGIGGITGAGTPAAAAAAKAAAKAAKYGAAGGLVPGGPGVRVPGAGIPGVGIPGVGGIPGVGGIPGVGIPGVGGPGIGGPGIVGGPGAVSPAAAAKAAAKAAKYGARGGVGIPTYGVGAGGFPGYGVGAGVGLGGASQAAAAAAAAKAAKYGK, from the exons ATGACAGCTACATCTGAGT GGGTCGGGTCccaggcagcagtggcagcagctaAAGCAGCGAAGTATG caggtgctggaggagctggagtcCTCCCTGGTGTTGGAGGGGGTGGCATTCCTGGTGGTGCTGGCGCAATTCCTGGGATTGGAGGCATTACAG GCGCTGGAACTCccgcagcagctgctgctgcaaAGGCTGCCGCTAAGGCTGCTAAGTACG GAGCTGCTGGAGGCTTAGTGCCTGGTGGACCAGGAGTTAGGGTCCCAGGTGCTGGAATCCCAGGTGTTGGGATCCCAGGTGTCGGTGGCATTCCAGGTGTTGGTGGTATTCCAGGTGTTGGCATCCCAGGTGTTGGGGGCCCTGGTATCGGAGGTCCAGGCATAGTGGGTGGACCAG GGGCTGTGTCACCAGCTGCAGCTGCCAAAGCTGCTGCCAAAGCTGCCAAGTATG gaGCCAGAGGTGGAGTTGGCATCCCGACATACGGGGTTGGTGCTGGTGGCTTTCCTGGCTATGGTGTTGGAGCTGGAGTTGGACTTGGAG GTGCAagccaagctgctgctgctgctgctgctgccaaaGCTGCCAAATACGGTAAGTGA
- the LOC116885914 gene encoding elastin-like, whose amino-acid sequence MPRLGPGVGGVPGGVGGLPGGVGPGGVTGIGTGPGTGLVPGDLGGAGTPAAAKSAAKAAAKAQYRAAAGLGAGVPGLGVGAGVPGFGAGAGGFGAGAGVPGFGAGAVPGSLAASKAAKYGAAGGLGGPGGLGGPGGLGGPGGLGGPGGLGGVPGGVAGGAPAAAAAAKAAAKAAQYGKQEFSFPGPSLSPRGLATS is encoded by the exons ATGCCAC gtttGGGCCCTGGTGTTGGTGGCGTTCCCGGTGGAGTTGGTGGGCTTCCCGGTGGAGTTGGCCCTGGTGGTGTTACTGGTATTGGAACTGGTCCTGGCACCGGCCTTGTACCTGGTGATCTTGGAG gAGCAGGGACACCAGCTGCTGCCAAATCTGCTGCTAAGGCGGCTGCCAAAGCCCAGTACA GGGCTGCTGCTGGGCTTGGGGCCGGTGTCCCTGGACTTGGGGTTGGTGCTGGTGTCCCCGGATTTGGGGCCGGTGCTGGTGGATTTGGGGCTGGTGCTGGTGTCCCTGGATTTGGAGCTGGAGCAG TTCCTGGATCCCTGGCTGCATCCAAAGCTGCTAAATACG gagcagcaggtggCCTTGGAGGGCCTGGAGGACTTGGTGGGCCTGGAGGACTTGGTGGGCCTGGAGGACTCGGTGGGCCTGGAGGACTCGGTGGTGTTCCTGGTGGAGTAGCAG GAGGTGCacctgctgctgccgctgctgccaaAGCTGCCGCTAAGGCTGCCCAGTACGGTAAGCAAGAGTTCAGCTTCCCTGGTCCATCCCTGAGCCCCCGGGGCCTAGCCACTTCCTAG